One Mus pahari chromosome 21, PAHARI_EIJ_v1.1, whole genome shotgun sequence genomic window, AGGCTCTCCATCCTGTCCTCGGGATGATATggaaggaactctgggaaattcTCCTAACGTTATGGGAAACAGAATGGGTAGGAAGGGTGGGGGGCGTAGTGGCCACACATGTAAAATCAGCAACTAGGAAGATAGGGGAGCATAATATCAAAAAGGGGTGAGAGGCTGGAAAACAGGGTATAACTCAgtaggcagagtgcttgcttagcatatgtGACATCCTGGGTTCCATTTCTAGTACTACGTAAAACcgagtgtggtgatgcacacttgtaatcctaccACTTGGTAGGTGGGAGAAGGATCAGGAGgagttcagcctgggctacaagaaaaaggaaaaacaaaaaacaaaaaacccaccagtACCCATAGGCTCGCGGTCTTGTGTGGTCTAAGACCCCTAGAAATTCCCTTGCCGGATGCCACGCTCGCCCCCTCTCTTTCCTACTTACCTAGCAGCGGGCTCCTCTGCGATCCAGGAGTGAATGCTTAGCGACTGCTCCGGTTGGCGGACTCCCTCCAGGTCCCGCGGACTCCGGGGTGCATGGACGGAAAGCCCTGCCCGTGAGCTCCTGCTTCGTACCTCCCACAGCTCCTGCCcaggggaaggaagcaggagagcgCCGCGGGCGACCGGTCCTGGAAGCCGGGAGAGTGGTCCAGCAGCCCCGCCCAGGGCACGGCGCCACTGGTAGGGTGAGCGGCGCAGCCCCATGAGCAACCCCGAGGCACGACCCACTGTGTGATAGCGGGGACTCGCCACGTGCTTATACCAGGCGCTGGCGGGCAGCGGTAGCaagagcagaagcagcagcattgGCAGCAGGGGCCGGTTCCTGGGAGTCCCGGGCCCAGGGCCCCGCACTTCCCTGTTCGACGCCAGCGCGTTCACGTCAATGGCCCCTTGGAGGGTTAGGACAAGAACTGGGTTTATATCTCCGAGAACGAGAACGTCGGCGCTCCAGAGGATGGAGACCAGTCAGTTGGTGCGACTACAGCTTCTCAGTGGCCCCGCCCCGGCTCGCCCCCGCCGCACATGCCGCGCTCACCCaagggagaggagaatggagaggggCGTGAAGAGGGAACCCAGGCAGCTAGAAGCCTCTCAATGAGTAGGTCGCAAGCTGGAGTGTGCTTGAAGCTCCAGTGGGGGCTCTCCTTGCTTACTCTTTCCTCGCCCCCAGGAAGGGAACTGTCAAGGAGGGAGTTCCGGTACCACGGTCTCAGAACACAAGGATGGGCTGCCCTGCCGGGGCAAAGGGATGCCCCCTTGGTAGGAGTTGCTTCAAATGGAGCACTTAAGGAGACAGCAGAGTTCTGGTGGGCTGGTATAGGACAGTTTCGAGTGTGGGGCCACTCTTCCCTGAGGGGGGACTGTCCCTCTTCTTTCCTAGTACAGCCCTTGAGATCCCACCCAATCCCAGTCTGCATTACAGGTGGATGAATACTTGGAGACTTTGAGTTTGGGACTGAGGCATGGGAACACGTTCCTATCATCCCAGCAtggatcttgagttcaaatcaGCCTGATTATGTGACCCTAGCtctaggaagaagagggaaataaAGGAGATGGGCGGGGGCGGGGGAAGCTAGGAAGGCAGAAGAGCAAGCTGAACAGTTTGGCCACATGAAGCCATCCCTGGAACCCTCAGCCCCAGGAGGCTACCAAACTCTAGAGCCTCCTCTGTAATGATCCCTCGGCACAAGACCTCCTCCCCAGCCAAAGTCAGTCGTGGGAAGGGCTTAGCCCCACAGCAGGTGTCTTGTTCACCTGTGTATAAGAATATTccgggggctggcgagatggctcagagatggctcagcaggtaagagcactaactgcttttccaaaggtcctgagttcaaatcccagcaaccacatggtggctcacaaccatccataatgagagctgatgccctcttctggagtgtctgaagacagctacagtgtacttacatataataaataaataaatcttttttaaaaaaagtgttccTCCCTTATCCCTCTTCCCAGCAAACTCCTATAAACTTCAAGACGCCACTAAAATGGCTTTAGTCAGCTCACTCCTCTAGCACTTACCCACTAAGACATCCCTCAAGCCCTCTAGTTGAGAAGTTCTCAgacagcccagactggcctcgagTGTGCTATGCAgctaagaatgactttgaacttctgaccctcctgtttctacctccaggGCTAGGTTTACAGATACAGGCCACCATTTCCAACTTGAAATACCGTATTTTGATCTTCAAACCAAAGGAACCACCTGTTCCTATGGGAGCCCTAGTCTTGTCCCCAGGAGCTGCTGCTCATTCCAGATCAGTGTGGAGATGGACCAGCAGTTAGGAGaagtagctgctcttccagaggacataagcttgattctcagcacctatatggtggctcacatgtCTCTACCTCTAGttcctctttgtcctcttcaggcaccaggcatggatGTAGTCCAGAGACATACACgcaggaaaaacacacacacatatataaatatttcatacatataaaataataagaagggctggtgagatggctcagtgggtaagagcacccgactgttcttccgaaggtccggagttcaaatcccagcaaccacatggtggcttacaaccatccctaacaagatctgacgccctcttctggagtgtctgaagacagctacagtgtacttacatataataaataaataaatctaaaaaaataaaaataaaaaatgtttgagtttttaaaaagggagTGAGGGGAACAGAGGAGTCACCTATTTCAGAGGTAGAAGAACCCCAGGGGTTCCAGCAGGTACCCCCTCACCTGGATCTGGGTGACTGGGTTCAGATATGCCACAGACGTGATGCTGATGAAGGCGGAGAGGGTCGGTAAGTGCTAgtgtttcctctgcctccctatcCTCCCTTAGAGTGAGGGGATGGTGATAGTGACCACTTCATCTCTTTGCGTTAAAGACGAGTAATGACAAGTCTGCCTGCCACTCACAcactaggaggctgaggcagtgagTTCCTAGCCTGCCCGAGTTACATGGTTAGGACCTGGTTTATATTTGAGGCTAGCCAGGTCTTCATAtcaaacaaatatgaaaaatgcATGCAAATCTGCATGGCAAGTATCTTGGCACCACATCTGACGCACAGTAGGCACTCAGTGGTTTACAGGATTTTCTATTACTGCTGTTTCAAGAACTCCGGGCCTGTCCGGGAGACGGCTTCCAAGGGGTGGGCGGAAGACATAGAGGGGGTGGGCTCTTAGGCATGAGGACCTGCGGGACCAGGCAAGCGTCAGTGAACGCCACCCCTATCAACTGCCTGTTCCTATGGGAGCCCTAGTCTTGGAGAGAGCGGCCTGGAGAGTGGAGTGGGTGGAAGGCTCAGCACGACACAGTCCACTGCCTGGCCACTTAGGGTCCCCAGGCGCTGTTGCTCACTCCAAACAGGGACCTCTGGGGAATAGCAATGAAATCAAGAAGGTGTGGGGAGCTCCCTGGAGGtagcctgggaaacacagatcCATATGACCACATCAGTTGTGTGGTCCATCCTGTGTGTGGCACCTAGAAAAGCTTGGTGGAACGGGTTTGTATTTCCAAGTACAAGgcaggatgaggcaggaggatagaaagTTGCCAGCATGGGCCACTTAGGAAGACATTGTCTGAAAGTGAAAAGCTAAAAATGGGTTGGATGCTGGGGAGATGCTcaatggttaagggcacttgctgatcttgcaaagatcatgggttggttcccagaacccacatggtagttccCAATCATTTGCAATTCtacttccaggaaatccaacacccatgggcaccaggtatgcatatgtagtcaaacactcatacacataaaataaaaataaaacctttaaaataccattttattagccgggtgtggtggcacacgcctttaatctcagcacttgtgagttcgaggccagcctggtctacaaagtgagttccaggacagccatggctacacagagaaaccctgtctcgaaaaaccaaaagaagaagaagaagaagaagaagaagaagaagaagaagaagaagaagaagaagaagaagaagaagaagaagaagaagNNNNNNNNNNNNNNNNNNNNNNNNNNNNNNNNNNNNNNNNNNNNNNNNNNNNNNNNNNNNNNNNNNNNNNNNNNNNNNNNNNNNNNNNNNNNNNNNNNNNNNNNNNNNNNNNNNNNNNNNNNNNNNNNNNNNNNNNNNNNNNNNNNNNNNNNNNNNNNNNNNNNNNNNNNNNNNNNNNNNNNNNNNNNNNNNNNNNNNNNNNNNNNNNNNNNNNNNNNNNNNNNNNNNNNNNNNNNNNNNNNNNNNNNNNNNNNNNNNNNNNNNNNNNNNNNNNNNNNNNNNNNNNNNNNNNNNNNNNNNNNNNNNNNNNNNNNNNNNNNNNNNNNNNNNNNNNNNNNNNNNNNNNNNNNNNNNNNNNNNNNNNNNNNNNNNNNNNNNNNNNNNNNNNNNNNNNNNNNNNNNNNNNNNNNNNNNNNNNNNNNNNNNNNNNNNNNNNNNNNNNNNNNNNNNNNNNNNNNNNNNNNNNNNNNNNNNNNNNNNNNNNNNNNNNNNNNNNNNNNNNNNNNNNNNNNNNNNNNNNNNNNNNNNNNNNNNNNNNNNNNNNNNNNNNNNNNNNNNNNNNNNNNNNNNNNNNNNNNNNNNNNNNNNNNNNNNNNNNNNNNNNNNNNNNNNNNNNNNNNNNNNNNNNNNNNNNNNNNNNagccctggctgtcctggaactcactctgtagaccaggctggcctcgaactcagaaatccgcctgcctctgcctcctgagtgctgggattaaaggcgtgcaccaccactgcccggtctaaatacttttaaaaccaggtgtggtggtatacacctttaatcccagcatgtgggggcagatctctgtgagtttgaggccagcctggtctacaaagtgagttccaggacagccagggctacacagagaaaccctgtcctgaaagaaacaaaacaaaacaaaactgtgagaACATCTTTAGCACGTGAGTCCCTATGTTCACTTCTgacgaaggaaggaagggacggaaggagggaaggagagagcccAAAGAGATGACTAAGCAGATAAGGTGATGTCACCAGGTCTGTTGACTCAAATTCAATTCCTGAGATCCACAAGGTGAAAGGAGGGAACAAACTTTTATAAGTTGTCCTCTGCTGTCCACGCTTGTGTCACCCAAGCACAGAAACAAGTAGTAgacataacaaaaagaaaagagaaatacaacTGAAACAGAGCATGGACCAATTACGAAAGTGGAACACTGAACAAAAAGTACAGTTTACAGACTGGCTTGGCATGCTGTGCTTCCTGGAGCTTAAACACCAGCGACCTCAGTCTCCCTAATGTCTGCGGTCCAAGGTGGCAAAGAGACGGACAGCAGTGGTCAAGAGAAGATGAAGGCCCTGGCCTGGGGGAAGGGGTGCACAGCAGCTGATAGAAGCAACCCAAGCTGGGGCTAGGGGACCAGGGAATAGACTCTGCTCCCTAAAGATCAGGATGCAGAGGGCGTCTCTCTGTCCTGCTCCTGCACTGTACCCAGGACCCAGCCATAAAGGACTCTGCCTTTCACCAGAGGTCTAGAAACAAAGTATGAAATACCATTTGATTAGAAAGCAAGGGcatggggctggcaagatggctcagcaggtaagagcaatgactgttcttctgaaggtcctgagttcaaatcccagcaaccacatggtggctcacaaccacccataatgagtctctgatgccctcttctggtgcatctgaagacagctacagtgtacttatgtataataatcaatctagaaagaaagaaagaaagaaagaaagaaagaaagaaagaaagaaagaaagaaagaaagaaagggcctGACACTGCTTCCAAATCTGTAAGCTGGTATTGTAAATCTAGTTAcaagcatttgttttttttttaaatgttactaaTAATTACTTtctcatattcatatattcaacaaatttgtttcttttcttttcttttcttttttttaaagctttatttatttattatatgtacttacacacatagttgtcttcagacactccagaagagggcgtcaggtcttgttgcagatggttatgagccaccatgtggttgctgggatttgaactcaggacctttggaagagcagtcaggtgctcttacccactgagccatctcaccagccctagttacaagcatttgaacacacacacacacttccctgcaTGCACGTGGAAGGTAGAAGACAACTTGCAAGAATTAGCTCTCTCCTTCaatcctgtgggtcctggggactaaactcaggcTATGGGACTCAAGTTCTCAGGCACTGTGGCAGCTATTTTGACTCTATGAGCCACCTCCTTGCCTTCCCatatctttttccctttcttttttgtttttgtcttgaaaTAGAGTCTTGCTGTGGAACTCAGCTTGGCTTCttgataatcctcctgcctcaggccccTCCTGTTGGGGTTataggcctgtaccaccatgcctggacaaCTCCACTCGAGCCCTAGCAGCTTTCCTCAGGGAGCTGGGAGCTGCTGGCTCTAGTTGGGGCCTCCATTCTTGAAACATCTGTATTGCCCGTGGCTTCAGCTCAGCTTGCAATCATGTTTTCTGGACACTAGGTTTTCTGTTCCCTCATCTTTGGAAAAGCAATCCCTATAGGATCTGCGGAGTTCTAGCTTCCGGTGTTCTTGGTTCACGACTGTTGCCATTCTGAGCTTTTTCTTCTTGgtggttctgggatttgaaccaagAGTCTTTAGCATGGTAAGCAGGCAGGCATTTTGGTACAAGCTATACTCTAAAGCCTGTTATTCTGGttatttaatatttgattatTAAATGTTGTTACTTTATAAAGAAtattatgtgcacacatgtgcacatcatGCATGCCATGACGTGCAAATGGAAGCTGGCAGACAGCCTGAAGGAGTCAGTGCTTTTCCTCCCCCACACAGGTCCCAGTTAGCTCTACCTACAAGTAGCTCTACCATTCTACTACTGAGCCACCCCAAAGGCGCCTATTCGGATTCTAGACCCCTCCCTTGTGAATACTTTATTCATTGTTGCTTTACATGTCGAGTGTTTTTCCTTCATATATGTACtctacatgcatgtctggtgcccacagaggtcagaagacggtgtcagatcccctggaccgggagttacagatggttgtgagccaccacatgggttgCTGAGAcaccaacccaggtcctctgcaagaaagcAAGTGCTTTCAACCACTGCATCTCTCCAGCGCTGCATTGATACGTGTCTAATGTCTAGGTGCATGTGTTAGAGGACATCCCGAGGGAGTTGGGCTCTCCTGTACTTTGATAGCACATATGTAAGTGAACTGTGCTCATGCCTGCTGCCTTGCAGGGGTCAGACCCAGAgggtatggatggttgtgagtca contains:
- the Npw gene encoding neuropeptide W, with the translated sequence MAGLRPPPGRRGTALPGSRRTRPFRRRHCPSRQPPAWRKCSLRLPPGPGAAQSCPFAHGCGSSLSSHVNAESLRLRRREALETPEEGHGIHADVLVLGDINPVLVLTLQGAIDVNALASNREVRGPGPGTPRNRPLLPMLLLLLLLPLPASAWYKHVASPRYHTVGRASGLLMGLRRSPYQWRRALGGAAGPLSRLPGPVARGALLLPSPGQELWEVRSRSSRAGLSVHAPRSPRDLEGVRQPEQSLSIHSWIAEEPAARAFGETLRAQPWFLQQVIFADPVRPKNRWRPHA